The nucleotide sequence CGCGGAGGCGCTGCCGATGACCGCGACCGGCAAGGTGCTGCGGCGCGAGCTACGGGCGAGGGGCTAGCTTCTTCCGATGCCAAAGATGTCTCAAGCCGCCGGGCTTCACCGCGCCTCGCTCGACAAGCTGCACGATCTCGATGCGGCGCTGGAGCTCATGTATTACGGCTGGCGCGGGATGACGCTCCAGGCCGACGCATATCTTGCGAAGCAGGGCCTGTCGCGTCCGCACCATCGTATCCTCTACGTGGTGGCGCGCCGGCCCGACATCGCGATCGGCGCGCTGATCGAGATCCTCGGCATTTCCAAGCAGGCCCTGAACCGGCCGCTCAATTTGCTGCTGGAGCGCAAGCTCCTGACGGCGAAGCGCTCACCCGAGCAGCATCGCTCCAAGCTGCTGCGCCTGACGGCTGCGGGGCAAAAGGTCGAGCAAACGGCTTCGGGGCACGAGCGCAAGGTGATGCGTGAGGCGTTCGACCTCGTCGGGGCGCCGGGTGCAGCGGCGTGGATGGCCGTCATGGGAACAATCGCCGACAACACCTGACGCGGCTTCAAGTCAACATAGTTGACATTAGGCGCGGGCTTTGCCACTTTCCTAGCTAATGAGCCGGGGAGGGCCGCGTCATGGGCAGGCATAAAATGGACCGCGCCGCCGCCGAACGCTTTGTCGCGGCATGGTGCGCGAGCTGGTGCCGGGTCGACATCGACACGGTCGTCGCGCATTTCGCCGACAACGCCCAGATGCGCAGTCCTCTGGCGCTCACGCTGACGGGGTCTCCCACAGTCACTGGGGCCGAGAACATCCGCGCCTACTGGCGGAAGGCCTATGGCCACATCGAAAGCGCCGACCTGAAGATCCTGAGCTGGAGCTGGGACGAGACGATCGCGCGGCTGACGGTGTGGTGGCAGCTCGGCGACACCCGCGCCAGCGAATTCATGGATTTCGACGATGCGGGCCGTGTGGTGCGCAGCGAAGCCTTCTACGGAAAATGATCATGCACCTTTCTGATTTCGTCCTGCT is from Bradyrhizobium xenonodulans and encodes:
- a CDS encoding MarR family winged helix-turn-helix transcriptional regulator — translated: MPKMSQAAGLHRASLDKLHDLDAALELMYYGWRGMTLQADAYLAKQGLSRPHHRILYVVARRPDIAIGALIEILGISKQALNRPLNLLLERKLLTAKRSPEQHRSKLLRLTAAGQKVEQTASGHERKVMREAFDLVGAPGAAAWMAVMGTIADNT
- a CDS encoding YybH family protein: MGRHKMDRAAAERFVAAWCASWCRVDIDTVVAHFADNAQMRSPLALTLTGSPTVTGAENIRAYWRKAYGHIESADLKILSWSWDETIARLTVWWQLGDTRASEFMDFDDAGRVVRSEAFYGK